One window of Athalia rosae chromosome 2, iyAthRosa1.1, whole genome shotgun sequence genomic DNA carries:
- the LOC105692298 gene encoding uncharacterized protein LOC105692298, producing MDVILEELYDALVTLRYPETAKIEKQDIARVLLTGQNRISLLIWLLSQASTKLSSHLEKFEGKALTEEVVKCYSQIGLCIDENTLLGVGPLKRQLPLLKKLLLFTQSLDSSESVPIDDLSIYEVLDKHLVESINIIPTSCKVSMEPTGSAAKKYLDELEQTIAKQTSVSSDSDLPRIEPLPVEALVQNCANKVDPSHKAVIEDGQTQSLTSVAEAFSAAFNSNDFSQNSKLSDCPADETVNIDETIHNLNNDLSFVAQVFKSKKAIATTTTPKCLDKGGTPLSVLIEDNVIISQEIKALSDQYHIDS from the exons ATGGACGTTATACTAGAGGAGTTATACGATGCACTTGTTACTCTCCGTTATCCTGAAACAGCAAAGATTGAGAAGCAAGATATAGCAAGGGTTTTGCTCACAGGTCAGAATCGAATCAGTTTGTTGATATGGCTTTTGTCTCAAGCATCCACAAAACTTTCCTCCCATCTTGAGAAGTTTGAAGGAAAAGCCTTGACAG AAGAAGTAGTGAAATGTTACTCCCAAATAGGATTATGCATTGACGAGAATACACTGTTG GGGGTTGGTCCTCTCAAACGACAGTTACCATTGTTGAAAAAGTTATTGTTGTTTACGCAGAGTTTGGACAGTTCGGAATCTGTACCCATTGACGATTTATCTATTTATGAGGTGTTAGAT aaGCACCTAGTTGAGTCCATCAATATCATACCAACGTCATGTAAGGTAAGCATGGAGCCAACTGGATCTGCAGCTAAAAAGTACCTAGATGAACTTGAGCAAACTATAGCAAAGCAAACCTCTGTGTCGTCAGACAGTGATCTCCCTAGAATTGAACCTCTACCGGTCGAAGCATTGGTCCAAAACTGTGCA AACAAGGTTGATCCGAGTCACAAGGCAGTAATAGAAGATGGACAAACACAATCATTAACCTCGGTGGCAGAGGCGTTTAGCGCAGCTTTTaattcaaatgatttttccCAGAATTCTAAGTTGTCTGATTGCCCAGCTGATGAAACAGTAAACATCGACGAAACCATTCATAACTTGAATAATGATTTGAGTTTTGTTGCCCAG GTATTTAAATCCAAGAAGGCAATCGCAACGACGACCACTCCCAAATGCTTGGATAAAGGTGGAACACCATTGAGTGTGCTTATCGAGGATAACGTTATTATTTCTCAAGAAATAAAGGCTCTCTCTGATCAGTACCATATTGATAGCTGA